A region from the Natronoarchaeum mannanilyticum genome encodes:
- the trpA gene encoding tryptophan synthase subunit alpha, translated as MSDIEKAIAGDEPSLVPYVTAGDPEPEATAEYVEALAAGGADVIELGMPFSEPIADGPTIQNAIQRALAAGTTPERFFEIVETLDVDVPLVCMTYYNLLYQYGDRKEGSDYERLRPFVRRAAEAGISGLIIPDLPVDESDPLREACDEFGVDLIFVVAPTTTDERLEAMRERVSGFVYVQARLGTTGAQADVSDATHESLARLAEWSVPKAVGFGVSEREHAEEIVATGADGVVAGSVFVDIVAEGDADEGTVAERLEAKAAELKAGALDGADERSGKVTDGAR; from the coding sequence ATGAGTGATATAGAAAAGGCGATCGCCGGCGACGAGCCCTCGCTCGTGCCGTACGTCACGGCGGGCGACCCCGAGCCCGAGGCCACCGCCGAGTACGTCGAGGCGCTGGCGGCCGGTGGCGCCGACGTGATCGAACTCGGGATGCCGTTCTCGGAGCCGATCGCGGACGGCCCGACGATCCAGAACGCGATCCAGCGCGCGCTCGCGGCGGGCACGACGCCCGAGCGCTTCTTCGAGATCGTCGAGACCCTGGACGTCGACGTCCCGCTGGTCTGCATGACCTACTACAACCTACTGTACCAGTACGGCGACCGGAAGGAGGGAAGCGACTACGAACGCCTGCGCCCGTTCGTCCGGCGCGCCGCCGAAGCGGGAATTTCGGGGCTGATCATCCCCGACCTGCCGGTCGACGAGAGCGATCCGCTCCGGGAGGCCTGCGACGAGTTCGGCGTCGACCTGATCTTCGTCGTCGCGCCGACGACCACCGACGAGCGCCTCGAGGCGATGCGCGAGCGCGTCTCCGGATTCGTCTACGTGCAGGCCCGCCTCGGAACGACGGGCGCGCAGGCCGACGTCAGCGACGCCACCCACGAGAGCCTCGCGCGGCTCGCCGAGTGGTCGGTCCCCAAAGCGGTGGGATTCGGCGTCAGCGAGCGCGAGCACGCCGAGGAGATCGTCGCGACGGGCGCCGACGGCGTCGTCGCGGGCAGCGTGTTCGTCGACATCGTGGCCGAGGGCGACGCGGACGAGGGCACCGTCGCCGAGCGCCTGGAAGCCAAGGCCGCGGAGCTGAAAGCCGGCGCTCTCGACGGCGCGGACGAGCGATCCGGGAAGGTCACCGACGGCGCCCGATGA
- a CDS encoding 2-amino-3,7-dideoxy-D-threo-hept-6-ulosonate synthase — translation MTIGTDARLERIGTDGKYMIVPMDHGITLGAVQGLKDIESTIDAITRGGADAVLTQKGIAPRVHDNKNGQGYIVHLNASTVIGPDANEKRRTGTVEEAVRAGADAVSYHINVGSKHEPDQIEDLSKMTAEADRLGIPVLAMSYARGEHLDGEDPEHDAEYLGHAVRLAEEVGADVVKTAYSGDAESFQHVTESTRLPVVIAGGSPGTDRETVENVRGAMDAGADGISMGRSIFQHEDPEAISRAISAVIHDDAGVDEALERAGLAVEA, via the coding sequence ATGACTATCGGAACGGACGCGCGACTCGAACGCATCGGGACAGACGGGAAGTACATGATCGTCCCGATGGATCACGGGATCACGCTCGGAGCGGTACAGGGACTGAAAGACATCGAATCGACGATCGACGCGATCACTCGCGGCGGCGCCGACGCCGTCCTCACCCAGAAGGGGATCGCCCCGCGGGTCCACGACAACAAGAACGGGCAGGGGTACATCGTCCACCTCAACGCCTCGACGGTGATCGGGCCGGACGCCAACGAGAAGCGCCGCACCGGCACCGTCGAGGAAGCCGTCCGCGCGGGCGCCGACGCCGTCTCCTACCACATCAACGTCGGCAGCAAGCACGAGCCCGACCAGATCGAGGACCTCTCGAAGATGACCGCCGAGGCCGACCGGCTGGGCATCCCGGTGCTGGCGATGTCGTACGCCCGCGGCGAGCACCTCGACGGCGAGGACCCCGAGCACGACGCCGAGTATCTCGGCCACGCCGTGCGGCTCGCCGAGGAGGTCGGCGCCGACGTGGTCAAGACGGCCTACAGCGGCGACGCCGAGAGCTTCCAGCACGTCACCGAGTCGACGCGCCTGCCGGTCGTCATCGCGGGCGGGAGCCCCGGCACCGATCGAGAGACCGTCGAGAACGTCCGCGGCGCGATGGACGCCGGCGCCGACGGCATCTCGATGGGCCGGTCGATCTTCCAGCACGAGGATCCCGAGGCCATCTCGCGGGCCATCTCCGCCGTCATCCACGACGACGCGGGCGTCGACGAGGCGCTCGAGCGGGCCGGCCTGGCCGTCGAAGCGTAA